A genomic stretch from Doryrhamphus excisus isolate RoL2022-K1 chromosome 23, RoL_Dexc_1.0, whole genome shotgun sequence includes:
- the slitrk4 gene encoding SLIT and NTRK-like protein 4 isoform X1 produces the protein MMLVLLLAAFSSYISSSSLSSPAMSDGPPMADPSPDLMSETCSACSCMSVENVLYVNCEKIAVYRPTQLIPPVSSLYHLNFQNNFLIILYPNSFLNFTHAVSLQLGNNQLQNIEGGAFMGMSALKQLHLNNNELKVLRADTFQGIENLEYLQADYNLIKYIEKGAFNKLHKLKVLILNDNLIQALPDNIFRFASLTHLDIRGNRIQKLPYLGVLEHIGRIVELQLDDNPWNCTCDLAPLKAWLENMPYNIFIGEAICETPSDLYGRLLKETNKQELCPMGTGSDFDVRMPPALPDAGQSPSKISPTSVVPIATKSPKTTDSSKVYGNGIVAGSPPFGRNSQIVSFQTRTPPLLCPQPCSCKTHPSDFGISVSCQERNIKNLADLIPKPPNAKKLHLSGNYIHDISPTDFQGFEGLDLLHLGSNQIATVQKGVFANLTNLRRLYLNGNQIEQLHPEMFLGLTNLQYLYLEYNAIKEILAGTFDSMPNLQLLYLNNNVLRSLPAYVFAGVSLAKLNLKNNHFMTLPVSGVLDQLRSLTQIDLEGNPWECSCDLVALKLWLEKLSDGVAAKEVRCASPVQFTNIELRLLKNEILCPKLIARPPFIFTSATPLLTSLSPAGVGKAPPGGPVPLSIMILSILVVLILTVFVAFCLLVFVLRRNKKPVGRQELGNQECGSMSLQLHRHGHKSGKKGSIPGDDLGGETFIPQTIEHIGKSHTCGIGRSSDMDAGFKFADSQRQKIILRSSADKDKDALSTLERNKRLSTIDELEEFLPNREPSMFIQNFLDGKRDFNSIGMGGYEIRYPEKSLDRKMKKSSLIGGNHSKIVVEQRKTSCAHTLPFTHTHTAKKCLLEILNDQCIDGLQSF, from the exons ATGATGCTCGTACTCCTGCTGGCAGCCTTTTCCTCCTACATCTCAAGCTCCTCCCTATCCTCCCCCGCCATGTCAGACGGACCCCCGATGGCAGACCCTTCTCCGGACTTGATGTCTGAGACTTGCAGCGCCTGCTCGTGCATGTCGGTGGAAAACGTGCTGTATGTCAACTGTGAAAAGATTGCCGTTTATCGACCCACGCAGCTCATCCCGCCGGTGTCATCGTTATATCACCTCAACTTccaaaataactttttaattaTTCTCTACCCAAACTCGTTCCTCAACTTCACCCATGCTGTGTCGTTGCAGCTTGGCAATAATCAGCTGCAAAACATTGAAGGTGGCGCATTCATGGGGATGAGTGCGCTGAAACAGCTGCACCTGAACAACAACGAGTTAAAGGTGCTGCGAGCGGACACTTTTCAAGGAATAGAAAACTTGGAGTACCTTCAGGCTGACTACAACTTGATCAAGTATATCGAAAAGGGAGCGTTCAATAAACTGCACAAGTTAAAAGTGCTGATTCTAAATGACAATCTCATACAGGCACTTCCTGACAACATATTCCGGTTTGCCTCCCTCACACACTTGGATATAAGGGGGAACAGGATCCAGAAGCTTCCATATTTGGGAGTCCTGGAGCACATTGGACGGATCGTTGAGCTTCAGCTGGATGATAACCCCTGGAATTGTACATGTGATTTAGCACCGCTCAAGGCATGGCTTGAAAACATGCcgtataatatttttattggaGAGGCTATATGCGAAACACCAAGTGACTTATATGGAAGGCTCCTTAAAGAAACCAACAAGCAGGAGCTTTGCCCCATGGGCACAGGATCCGACTTTGACGTTAGAATGCCACCTGCACTCCCTGATGCGGGTCAATCACCCTCTAAAATTTCTCCGACCTCTGTGGTTCCCATTGCCACAAAATCGCCCAAAACCACCGACTCCTCCAAAGTCTACGGTAATGGCATCGTGGCTGGTTCGCCCCCATTTGGAAGAAATAGCCAGATTGTTTCCTTTCAAACGCGGACCCCTCCTCTGTTGTGCCCCCAGCCCTGTAGCTGTAAAACTCACCCTTCTGACTTTGGCATTAGTGTCAGTTGTCAggaaagaaatattaaaaacttaGCAGATCTCATTCCTAAACCCCCAAATGCCAAGAAACTTCACTTAAGTGGGAACTACATCCATGACATAAGTCCGACTGATTTCCAAGGGTTTGAAGGTTTAGATTTGCTGCATCTCGGCAGCAACCAAATTGCAACCGTTCAGAAAGGTGTGTTTGCTAACCTCACTAACCTGAGAAGACTCTATTTGAACGGGAACCAGATTGAACAATTACACCCCGAGATGTTTTTGGGCCTCACAAATCTACAGTACTTATATTTGGAATACAACGCCATCAAAGAAATTCTAGCAGGCACGTTTGATTCCATGCCAAACCTACAACTTCTGTATCTCAATAATAATGTTTTGCGGAGTCTTCCCGCCTACGTGTTTGCTGGTGTCTCTTTAGCTAAACTCAATCTGAAAAACAACCATTTCATGACCCTGCCGGTAAGCGGTGTTTTGGACCAGCTGCGGTCTTTGACCCAGATAGACCTAGAGGGGAACCCCTGGGAGTGTTCCTGCGATTTGGTCGCTCTCAAACTATGGCTAGAAAAGCTAAGTGATGGAGTGGCTGCTAAAGAGGTGAGATGTGCCTCCCCTGTGCAGTTCACCAACATTGAACTTCGCCTCTTAAAGAATGAGATCCTGTGCCCTAAGCTGATAGCACGGCCACCGTTTATTTTTACCAGTGCCACTCCTCTTTTGACATCATTGTCGCCTGCCGGGGTTGGCAAAGCCCCGCCAGGAGGGCCTGTACCTCTGTCAATCATGATCCTTAGTATCCTCGTAGTGCTAATTCTTACAGTGTTTGTGGCCTTCTGCCTTCTAGTCTTTGTCCTTAGAAGGAATAAAAAACCAGTCGGTCGACAGGAGCTGGGTAACCAGGAGTGCGGGTCAATGTCACTGCAGCTTCACCGGCATGGACATAAGTCAGGCAAGAAAGGTTCCATTCCAGGAGATGACTTGGGGGGCGAAACATTCATCCCTCAAACCATTGAACACATCGGCAAGAGCCACACATGTGGGATCGGACGCTCGTCGGATATGGACGCTGGGTTTAAGTTTGCTGACTCGCAGAGGCAGAAGATTATCCTTCGGAGTAGCGCCGACAAGGATAAAGACGCACTCTCCACTCTGGAGCGCAACAAGCGCCTCAGCACAATCGACGAACTCGAGGAATTCCTACCAAATCGAGAGCCCAGCATGTTCATCCAGAACTTCCTGGATGGGAAGAGAGATTTCAACAGCATTGGAATGGGCGGATATGAAATCCGTTACCCGGAGAAATCGCTGGACAGAAAGATGAAGAAATCATCGCTGATAGGTGGGAACCACAGTAAAATTGTGGTGGAGCAAAGAAAAA CCAGCTGTGCGCACACACtccccttcacacacacacatacagcaaaAAAGTGCCTTCTGGAAATTCTTAATGACCAATGCATAGATGGACTACAAAGTTTTTAA
- the slitrk4 gene encoding SLIT and NTRK-like protein 4 isoform X2: MMLVLLLAAFSSYISSSSLSSPAMSDGPPMADPSPDLMSETCSACSCMSVENVLYVNCEKIAVYRPTQLIPPVSSLYHLNFQNNFLIILYPNSFLNFTHAVSLQLGNNQLQNIEGGAFMGMSALKQLHLNNNELKVLRADTFQGIENLEYLQADYNLIKYIEKGAFNKLHKLKVLILNDNLIQALPDNIFRFASLTHLDIRGNRIQKLPYLGVLEHIGRIVELQLDDNPWNCTCDLAPLKAWLENMPYNIFIGEAICETPSDLYGRLLKETNKQELCPMGTGSDFDVRMPPALPDAGQSPSKISPTSVVPIATKSPKTTDSSKVYGNGIVAGSPPFGRNSQIVSFQTRTPPLLCPQPCSCKTHPSDFGISVSCQERNIKNLADLIPKPPNAKKLHLSGNYIHDISPTDFQGFEGLDLLHLGSNQIATVQKGVFANLTNLRRLYLNGNQIEQLHPEMFLGLTNLQYLYLEYNAIKEILAGTFDSMPNLQLLYLNNNVLRSLPAYVFAGVSLAKLNLKNNHFMTLPVSGVLDQLRSLTQIDLEGNPWECSCDLVALKLWLEKLSDGVAAKEVRCASPVQFTNIELRLLKNEILCPKLIARPPFIFTSATPLLTSLSPAGVGKAPPGGPVPLSIMILSILVVLILTVFVAFCLLVFVLRRNKKPVGRQELGNQECGSMSLQLHRHGHKSGKKGSIPGDDLGGETFIPQTIEHIGKSHTCGIGRSSDMDAGFKFADSQRQKIILRSSADKDKDALSTLERNKRLSTIDELEEFLPNREPSMFIQNFLDGKRDFNSIGMGGYEIRYPEKSLDRKMKKSSLIGGNHSKIVVEQRKSEYYELKAKLQGTPDYLQVLEEQTALTKM; the protein is encoded by the coding sequence ATGATGCTCGTACTCCTGCTGGCAGCCTTTTCCTCCTACATCTCAAGCTCCTCCCTATCCTCCCCCGCCATGTCAGACGGACCCCCGATGGCAGACCCTTCTCCGGACTTGATGTCTGAGACTTGCAGCGCCTGCTCGTGCATGTCGGTGGAAAACGTGCTGTATGTCAACTGTGAAAAGATTGCCGTTTATCGACCCACGCAGCTCATCCCGCCGGTGTCATCGTTATATCACCTCAACTTccaaaataactttttaattaTTCTCTACCCAAACTCGTTCCTCAACTTCACCCATGCTGTGTCGTTGCAGCTTGGCAATAATCAGCTGCAAAACATTGAAGGTGGCGCATTCATGGGGATGAGTGCGCTGAAACAGCTGCACCTGAACAACAACGAGTTAAAGGTGCTGCGAGCGGACACTTTTCAAGGAATAGAAAACTTGGAGTACCTTCAGGCTGACTACAACTTGATCAAGTATATCGAAAAGGGAGCGTTCAATAAACTGCACAAGTTAAAAGTGCTGATTCTAAATGACAATCTCATACAGGCACTTCCTGACAACATATTCCGGTTTGCCTCCCTCACACACTTGGATATAAGGGGGAACAGGATCCAGAAGCTTCCATATTTGGGAGTCCTGGAGCACATTGGACGGATCGTTGAGCTTCAGCTGGATGATAACCCCTGGAATTGTACATGTGATTTAGCACCGCTCAAGGCATGGCTTGAAAACATGCcgtataatatttttattggaGAGGCTATATGCGAAACACCAAGTGACTTATATGGAAGGCTCCTTAAAGAAACCAACAAGCAGGAGCTTTGCCCCATGGGCACAGGATCCGACTTTGACGTTAGAATGCCACCTGCACTCCCTGATGCGGGTCAATCACCCTCTAAAATTTCTCCGACCTCTGTGGTTCCCATTGCCACAAAATCGCCCAAAACCACCGACTCCTCCAAAGTCTACGGTAATGGCATCGTGGCTGGTTCGCCCCCATTTGGAAGAAATAGCCAGATTGTTTCCTTTCAAACGCGGACCCCTCCTCTGTTGTGCCCCCAGCCCTGTAGCTGTAAAACTCACCCTTCTGACTTTGGCATTAGTGTCAGTTGTCAggaaagaaatattaaaaacttaGCAGATCTCATTCCTAAACCCCCAAATGCCAAGAAACTTCACTTAAGTGGGAACTACATCCATGACATAAGTCCGACTGATTTCCAAGGGTTTGAAGGTTTAGATTTGCTGCATCTCGGCAGCAACCAAATTGCAACCGTTCAGAAAGGTGTGTTTGCTAACCTCACTAACCTGAGAAGACTCTATTTGAACGGGAACCAGATTGAACAATTACACCCCGAGATGTTTTTGGGCCTCACAAATCTACAGTACTTATATTTGGAATACAACGCCATCAAAGAAATTCTAGCAGGCACGTTTGATTCCATGCCAAACCTACAACTTCTGTATCTCAATAATAATGTTTTGCGGAGTCTTCCCGCCTACGTGTTTGCTGGTGTCTCTTTAGCTAAACTCAATCTGAAAAACAACCATTTCATGACCCTGCCGGTAAGCGGTGTTTTGGACCAGCTGCGGTCTTTGACCCAGATAGACCTAGAGGGGAACCCCTGGGAGTGTTCCTGCGATTTGGTCGCTCTCAAACTATGGCTAGAAAAGCTAAGTGATGGAGTGGCTGCTAAAGAGGTGAGATGTGCCTCCCCTGTGCAGTTCACCAACATTGAACTTCGCCTCTTAAAGAATGAGATCCTGTGCCCTAAGCTGATAGCACGGCCACCGTTTATTTTTACCAGTGCCACTCCTCTTTTGACATCATTGTCGCCTGCCGGGGTTGGCAAAGCCCCGCCAGGAGGGCCTGTACCTCTGTCAATCATGATCCTTAGTATCCTCGTAGTGCTAATTCTTACAGTGTTTGTGGCCTTCTGCCTTCTAGTCTTTGTCCTTAGAAGGAATAAAAAACCAGTCGGTCGACAGGAGCTGGGTAACCAGGAGTGCGGGTCAATGTCACTGCAGCTTCACCGGCATGGACATAAGTCAGGCAAGAAAGGTTCCATTCCAGGAGATGACTTGGGGGGCGAAACATTCATCCCTCAAACCATTGAACACATCGGCAAGAGCCACACATGTGGGATCGGACGCTCGTCGGATATGGACGCTGGGTTTAAGTTTGCTGACTCGCAGAGGCAGAAGATTATCCTTCGGAGTAGCGCCGACAAGGATAAAGACGCACTCTCCACTCTGGAGCGCAACAAGCGCCTCAGCACAATCGACGAACTCGAGGAATTCCTACCAAATCGAGAGCCCAGCATGTTCATCCAGAACTTCCTGGATGGGAAGAGAGATTTCAACAGCATTGGAATGGGCGGATATGAAATCCGTTACCCGGAGAAATCGCTGGACAGAAAGATGAAGAAATCATCGCTGATAGGTGGGAACCACAGTAAAATTGTGGTGGAGCAAAGAAAAAGTGAGTATTACGAGCTGAAAGCCAAGCTCCAAGGAACGCCTGATTACCTTCAGGTGCTTGAGGAGCAGACTGCTCTGACTAAAATGTAG